In one Deinococcota bacterium genomic region, the following are encoded:
- a CDS encoding NUDIX hydrolase, whose protein sequence is MTEHVYCVPAASLPKPQGEVLPLGRELYARLLVGGAFRPRAEAEADESWRQIIPYAAVAQGGKVLLVERLAGGSESRLHKELSIGLGGHINPEDMGLENMGNARDLIEAALNRELREELEIGAFFAEAVGLIHRSETPVERVHTGVLYRVRSAGPVRVRETTKLAGHMVLPEELEGLFERLEGWSQVAWRFLRETTQTAQG, encoded by the coding sequence GTGACCGAGCACGTCTACTGCGTTCCCGCGGCCAGCCTGCCCAAGCCGCAGGGTGAGGTCCTGCCGCTCGGCCGCGAACTCTACGCGCGGCTGCTCGTCGGCGGCGCGTTCCGCCCCCGGGCCGAGGCCGAGGCGGACGAGAGCTGGCGGCAGATCATCCCCTACGCGGCGGTGGCGCAAGGGGGCAAGGTGCTGCTCGTGGAGCGGCTCGCGGGCGGCTCCGAAAGCAGGCTGCACAAGGAGCTCTCGATCGGCCTGGGCGGGCACATCAATCCCGAAGACATGGGGCTCGAGAACATGGGCAACGCCCGCGACCTCATCGAGGCGGCGTTAAACCGAGAGCTTCGCGAAGAGCTCGAGATCGGCGCCTTTTTCGCCGAGGCCGTCGGCCTCATCCACCGCAGCGAGACGCCGGTCGAGCGCGTCCACACCGGCGTGCTCTACCGGGTCAGGAGCGCCGGGCCGGTGAGGGTGCGCGAGACGACCAAGCTCGCAGGGCATATGGTTCTCCCAGAGGAGCTCGAGGGGCTGTTCGAGCGGCTCGAGGGCTGGTCGCAGGTGGCGTGGCGCTTTTTGAGGGAGACGACACAAACAGCTCAAGGATAA